In Desulfoferula mesophila, the genomic window TATACTGCTCGGCCTAGGGGACCGAGCCCGTGGCGCTTGTTTACGGCTTGGTCACGTTGATGGCCATGGCCTGGGTGTAGCGCACCACCACGTCGTCGCCCTTTTTCACCTTGTCGAAGTTCTTGGCCTGGGGCGGGATCTTCAGGGTGTGCACGTTGCCCTGGGGGCCCTTGAGCGATACGGTGCGCGCCTTGTAATCGATGGCCACCACCTGGGCCCGGATCTCCATCACGTCGGCCACCATGCCGCCGGGCATGGCGCCCTTGGGAGCCAGCTTCACCACCTGGGCGCCACCGGCGGCCGGGCCGCCCTCGGGCTTGGTCACGAACAGGGCCAGGGACTCGACGAAGTCGGCCACCACGATATCGCCCACCTTGACCTGCTCCAGGTTGCGGGCGTTCTTGGCGTTGAGCATCACGGTCCGGCCGCCCTCGCCCTTGATGGTCACGGTGCGGGCCTTCATGTCCAGGGCGGTCACGGTGCCCTTGAGCTGCAGCGTGTCAACGGCCACCACTCCGCCCAAAACGCCGTCGCCGGCGGCAAAAGCCATGGGCGCCGCGCTCAGCACAAGCAACGCGGACAAAAGTACCAAAAGCAATTTTTTCATGACGTTCTCCTCTAACTTATCGTTGTTCACGGTTATCAGGCTTGTCGCCGGATTAGGGTAGCGGCTCGATGGCAGCCGGCTTCCAGGTTTGGTTGAACCAGGGCTCCAGCGGCCCGTACAGCCGCAGGATCATGAACCAGCCCTTGCCGGGTATGGTCTGCACCCAGTTGTTGGCCTTGCCCTGGGGAGGCTTGGGACCAAAGTAGACGTCGACCGAGCCGTCCTGGTTGATCATGAGGTTCTTGTTCTGGCTGCTGACGCTGGGGAAACGCTGGTCGGTCTGGATCATGGAACGCGTCTGGTTGTCATAGACGATGACCGACCAGAAGTCCTTGACCGGCACGTTGGGCGGCAGGTGCAGCTTGTAGTTCTTGGCGCCGTCGAAGGGGTTGCCCTTGGCGTCCTGGGCGCACCAGGGATACTGCGAGCCCTTGCCCACCATTTTCTCGGCCATGGCCGGCGTCACGCCGGTGGCGATGTAGTAGAAGAATATGGCCCCGTCCAGGTTGGCCACGCCGGGGGCCGCCTCGAACTTGTAGCCCCCGAAGAAGGGCAGGCGCCAGGGGCTGTTGGGATAGAAGAAGGCGTTTTTGTCGCGAATCCGGAAGGCGATGGCCCTGGCGGTCACGCTGCCGATCTTGGCGGCGTCGGTCAGGATCTTTTTCATGCGCCCGTCGGGGTTGAAGGGCTTGCCCTTCTCGATTCCGATGGAGGCGAACAGGCCCAGGGTGGTGGGGTCGCTGCCCGCGCTGGGCTCCTCCTGAATGACCTGGTTGAGCATGCCCCAGAAGGCGTAGTCGCTGGGCGGCACGAAGTTGGCGGGAATGCCGGAGGCATTGACGAACTTCATCTTGGGCGGATTGTCCTTGTCGGCCAGCTGATAGATCTTCAGGTGTTTCTTGACCGCCTCGACGCCGGGCTTGGTGGAGCCCTTGACCAAGAAGGAGCGGAAGGGCATCCAGGAGCCGTAGGTGCTGGGGCGCACCACGAAGTAGCCCTGGGGTATCTCGCCCTGGTAGCCCGGAGGCAGGATCAGGTACTTGCCGCCCTTGCCGTGGTCCGGGCCGGTAATGCCCACGTCGGCGACCCATTTGTACCAAAAGTCGTCGATGAGCCCCAGGACCATGGGCGGGATCTCTACCACCAGCGGGCCCTTCTTGGTGTCGAGCCAGATGAAGCTGTAGATGGTGTTGTCGTTGGCGGTAAGCTCCACAGTCTTGGAGTCCACCAGGTCTTCCCAGATCACGTCGGTCTGGTTCACCGGGCCGAATTTGCTGAGCGTGTCGCGCATGCCCACCTGGTTGACGATGGGAATGGCCAGCAGGTAGGCCTGTAGCGCGCGGGAGGCGTCCAGGTTGTCGTAGACCTTCTGGGTGGTGGCGTCGTCGGGGTAGCCGTAGTGCAGATTCAGGGCGCCGATGGAAGTCTCGACCTTGTCCGGCACCATGACCCCCGGCGCGATGGGGGTGGTCATTTTCATCTGGGGCGCATCGGCCCAGGCCGGCAGGGCCAGGCCGAGGCAGAGCGCCAGCGTAAGGGCCAGCTTTCCAAAGATTGCTTTGGGCACGGTCTCAAGTCCTTTCGTTTCGTCTCGTCGGGTCTGGGCAAAGGCCTAAGGTTGGGACCGGTCACCATCGATGATGATGACCGGTCCTAGCGTTACTTTTGGTTAAATCGTTGTCGCTCTAGCCCGGCCCAGGCTGCACCCGGCGCAGGGGAGTTCCGTCCAGCGCCTCGGCCATGCTCTTTTCCAGCTTTTTGATATCCTCGGGAGTAAGCTGAGGCCTATCAACCTTTATGGTGAGCTTGTCGAGCTTGGCGGTCAAGGTGAATGGCGGCTTGTAGTCGGCGTCGTTGACCCCGGTCAGGGTGTCGGAGCCGATGTCGAAGCTTTCATCCCACTGCAGGATCATGGGCATGGTGCGCTTCATGGTGATGCTCTGCACCGCCTTGCCGTCCACCTTGAGTGTGCCCACGCCGCTGCGGCCCAGGCCGCTCATGTTGTTGAAGGCCAGCGTACCCAAGCCCAGGCCGTCGTACTTGAAGTCGAACTCCAGGGTGTGCTTGCCCGGGGTCAGTGCTTCCGGGCCTTCCCACTTGATGCGCTTGAGGTCCACCAGGTTCCACAGGAACACCGGCTTGCCCTTGAGCAGGTAGAAGCCGTAGCCGCCGAAGCGACCGCCGGAGGTAAGGATCATGCCCTCGCCGCCGCCCTCGGGCACCGTCACCTCCGCGGTGATGGTGTAGGAGCTGTCCAGCAGGAAAGGCGAGTCGCCCTGGGGCAGGCCCACCATGGGCGTGGTGTAGACGAACTCGGTGCGGCCGGCGGTGATGTTGGGCCGCGGGGCCACGA contains:
- a CDS encoding DUF1254 domain-containing protein, whose product is MPKAIFGKLALTLALCLGLALPAWADAPQMKMTTPIAPGVMVPDKVETSIGALNLHYGYPDDATTQKVYDNLDASRALQAYLLAIPIVNQVGMRDTLSKFGPVNQTDVIWEDLVDSKTVELTANDNTIYSFIWLDTKKGPLVVEIPPMVLGLIDDFWYKWVADVGITGPDHGKGGKYLILPPGYQGEIPQGYFVVRPSTYGSWMPFRSFLVKGSTKPGVEAVKKHLKIYQLADKDNPPKMKFVNASGIPANFVPPSDYAFWGMLNQVIQEEPSAGSDPTTLGLFASIGIEKGKPFNPDGRMKKILTDAAKIGSVTARAIAFRIRDKNAFFYPNSPWRLPFFGGYKFEAAPGVANLDGAIFFYYIATGVTPAMAEKMVGKGSQYPWCAQDAKGNPFDGAKNYKLHLPPNVPVKDFWSVIVYDNQTRSMIQTDQRFPSVSSQNKNLMINQDGSVDVYFGPKPPQGKANNWVQTIPGKGWFMILRLYGPLEPWFNQTWKPAAIEPLP